From the genome of Denticeps clupeoides chromosome 17, fDenClu1.1, whole genome shotgun sequence:
TGGTCTTGGTCCTCAATTATGAATGGTTGGTACGTTTAACAAAGTACAAGGGCACAGTTGATGGCCTTTATGAGAAGTCAACTCAATAACCctgcactttttttaaattcattcattgttttccCTGTAATTCTGTTAACATTCTCATTTTGCCTGTTGTTTACAGGTGATGGTATGAATGCCTACATGGCATACAAGGTTTCTACACAGGTATCACCCCATTCATATTCCTCAGAGAGTGCTTAAtgataatcacacacacacacacttctgttccCTGCAAGGGTTTACTTTGTTGTGTGTCTCTTGTAGACCACGCTGCCCATGTTCAGGAGTAAGACGTTTACGGTCAGGAGACGTTTCAGTGATTTCCTGGGTCTTTATGAGAAGCTCTCGGAGAAACATTCGCAGAACGGCTACATCGTGCCACCTCCACCAGAGAAAAGCCTCTTGGGTAAGACTGACTTTTGAGTCCCAAATCCTTTTAATCAAGTCTCTGGGTGCATATTATTCAATGAGCCACCCAGATGACCAGATTGAAAAAACAGTTGAAATAAGACAGTGTGGGTTGATTGGGACGTCTCTTAACTTTTGACAGGTATGACCAAAGTCAAAGTAGGAAAAGATGATCCATCGTCTGGTGAGTTTGTGGAAAGGCGGCGAGCATCCCTAGAAAGGTAAGTTGCTACTGGTCTTAAGGCCTGGTACTATACTCAGTTAAAAGGCCAGTATATGGTTGCCATTCTCTAAAAAAGTGTTGTCAAGtgtctttttccattttatttgtcttcGTATGGCAATAGTTACATGACACTGAGCTGTTCTTGTATCTCACCACAAGGTGGCACTGTGAGTGTCTTGTTTGCTGAAGGAGGGCATGTGTTGGCATGGAAGGTGCCTGGTCTGGCACTGGGCCTGAAGTAGTGATTCTGTGGCAAAAGTAGTGGCCTGCAATGAAAATAGTCAGACTGCAGTTATTTAATTTGGAATCTACTGAGTGGTGtttcaaatgcaaataaattttatatttaataatttttctcTATAACTCTGTATTGATCATTCATCaccatattttaatgtaaatgtgaacataAAGACTTAACAAGGAGTGCCATCCAGTTTCGGAATGTCTTTTAAAACCTAAACCTCTGTTAACTCTTAGATGGGTGATTTCATTAAACAAGCCCAAATAATATTAAGCAGTGAGATTCATATGACCACTTCCTGTCTCACCACTTCACTTCCTAGTACTTCTCATCTGTAGTACTTCTCATCAATGTGTGCTTGGTTCAATGGTGAAATCCTCGTCCTCCGGTCTTTTAAACCCTAAACTCTGTTAACTCTTAGATGGGTGATTCATTAAACAAAAGGCCCCCAGCACACCTTGAATGCATGGTGTCACTCACATACCACTCTCGGTGGTTGTAGCTCAATGGgaaacacactcatctattaacaagaagaccacaaagtcatagattcaaaccccacatactgcCATTGTATCGCTGATTAAGACACCTAACAGTTGCTACAGGGGTACAGTCCCTGTATCTGCTGATTTTAAGTCCATAAAGGTAAATGTAGAAAACTGACTCCATTTGTgcaaaaaatcatttttatgggTAATTTGCATAAATACATCTTCCATTGGTATTAGAAGGTGAGTTAGAAATTGGATGACTAAAGTTCGTATAGCATCATTTTCATTCTTAACCATTTCATTATGCTCATGTCCTGTGATTGAAGTGGATAAGTGAAGTGGATAAATGGGCCCAAACTTGAGAGACAAAGTGATTTCCCTAATTTCATGTCTGCATTTGAGAGACTTCATCTTTGACTATCAGTTGTAGAGAAGCTTTTGTTTGTGCTGCTTGTTCCTCAGGTATCTTCAGAGGGTGGTGTGCCACCCATCCCTGTTGCAGGACCCAGATGTCAGAGAGTTCCTGGAGAGGGAAGAGGTGAGATCTGGTGAGGGTGTGGTTACCCAGAAAGGAATGGATAGTGTTTAACCTGATATGTTTGCACATGTATTCTGTTTCAGGCATTGCAGTAAAATagctgtgagagagaaaaatgttGAACAAGGAGGCTATATAACACCGtatagaatatattttttttgtgtgcatattttttgcaggaaataaaacaaatctcAAACTAAACATGATGTACCTCACAAAAGACTGGCCTCGGGGCATTTGGTTTTATGTTATTTACTGTGTCTCTCAGCTACCCAGGGCAGTCAACACTCAGGCCCTGAGTGGTGCTGGTTTTCTGAAGATGATTAACAAGGCCACAGATGCGGTCAGCAAAATGACCATCAAGATGAACGAGTCCGATGTTGTACGTACCCAAAGcccaaataatattttaatgtgtcaGCCTTTTAATAAGCAGTGAGATTCATACGACCACTTCCTGTCTATAAGTATTTCTCATGCTCAGTAATGTGTGCTTGGTTCAATGGTGAAGTCCTCATCCTCCTTTCTTTCTGCTCCTGCAGTGGTTTGAGGAGAAACTGCAGGAGGTAGAGAGTGAAGACCAGCAACTTAGGAAGCTCCATGCTGTGGTGGACTCACTGGTCAGCCACAGAAAGGGTGAGTGCCTGAACCCTTTTAGCCATGTCTGCTGAAAAAACTGAGCTGGCGGCAGGGGTTCAACCAACCAGTGTGCTTCATGCACTGTTAGCTGTAGTATAtcggtttacatttacatttacagcatttatcagacgctctggagcaacttagggttaagtgtcttgctcagggacacaatggtagtaagcgggatttgaacctgggtcttctggttcacaggcgagtgtgttacccactaggctactaccacctagttTTACTTTCTTTATGTGCTTTTTCGTGGGATTTTGGTCATATTGATGCATTATTTTACTTGGGAAACATGATCTGTGAATTTCACTTTACAAAGGGAGTGGTGGAGGTatacctttgtgtgtgtgtgtgtgtgtgtgtgtgtgtgtttcagagttGTCGGTGAACACTGCAGTGTTTGCAAAGAGCGTGGCCATGCTGGGCAGCTCAGAGGACAACACAGCCCTGTCCCGCGCCCTGTCTCAGCTGGCTGAGCTGGAGGACAAGATTGAGCAGCTGCACCAGGAACAGGCCGGGAACGATTTCTTCGTTTTTACTGAGctgctggctgactacatccgACTGCTCGGAGCAGTCAGGGTACAGATGCATTTTTGTTCACAGCGCAtagttttttccacatttatgttatgttacagctttattccaaacttgatcaaataattttttttaaccctacgtcaacaaagtattgagcaaatgctcttttcagttttttatttttgataaatTAGCCAAACCCCcaataaaccttttttcatgttgaaTTTATGCGGTGTTTTGTGTAGAACAAATGCATTTGATTAAAAggcatttaataaaattttGAATGAACTGTGACATAAATTGTGGGATACTTTgtaaatactttccagatgcacggtatattttcaaaaaacatttttccctCCTGGATCTTGACGTCCAGTTAAATATGATACACAGAGTATTACAGTATacaaacatgatttaaattgaTGAGGTATTATGCCTCGATATTTTGTGCTGTAAGTCTAACTCGTGTAATTTGGTGGTTGAGCATCTGCttgttgttgtgttgcaggGCTCCTTCGACCAGCGTATGAAGAGCTGGCAGCGGTGGCAGGACGCTCAGACCACGCTGCAGAAGAAGAGGGAGGCGGAGGCCAAGCTGCTGTGGGCCAACAAGCCTGACAAACTCCAGCAGGCCAAAGATGAGATCGCTGAGGTGCTGCACGCTGTTCTGGCCTGTCACGGCACGGCCTTAGAAGTTTTTGGCAGTTGTGGTTAGACTAGCGATTGCATTGTTCTCAGCCTTTGTTGTAGTGTTTGTGGTATTCCTTGTTCTGAATGCCTTTACTCGTCCCccgctgtgtttgtgtggggtgTAAAGAAGCTACAGCTGTGTGTACAGTCTCTGCTTTACACCTTCTTTATAACTTATATACGCACAGCTGGGTGCCATGCCCAGACTTGCTTTCTCTCCTTATTGGttactccattttttttttatcccccttCACTGTAAAACAGTGGGAGGGCAAGGTAACGCAGTACGAGAGAGAATTTGAGAGAGTCTCAGCCACTGTGCGGAAGGAAGTGATCAGGTTTGAGGTATGAAATCAACTGCATCTGACCTGCCCAAACATTTTGTTAGGCTCTGTCCCACCTTTATTTTCTTGCCTCTGACAGAAAGAAAAGGCCAGAGATTTCAAGAAGCAGATCATTAAATATCTGGAGTCTCTGCTGCAGTCACAGCAGCAGGTGAGATTGTGCCCCATTTTCAGGACTTTTGACGCAAAGTTGATCTGGAACGTGGTCAACGTGTTCTCTCTTCCCTCTCTGCAGCTGATAAAGTACTGGGAAGCATTCCTACCGGAAGCAAAGGCCATCGCATGATCGAATGTTCACGCCTTGGGGGGGGAAGgctgcctttttaaaaaatatacactttACCTCTTGCCTATAAACAAAGATGAGAGTATGAAATGCATAAAGAGATACAAAGGGAAAGAGATACAatctaatagattttttttaatcaccccaaacacacagctCTTTACTTTGTGTTAATAattgtatattttacatttaacctTCACATATATTttcctaatgaaaaaaaaaaaaagtagaatttATCTGTAGATGGTATGAATACATGGTGGCGGGACTTCTCTATATTATGTGTATGCAATTGTGTTGCACTTTGAGATTTGGCTCGTTTACAACAGGGGGCGCCGTGTACCCCCTCTGtccccctttttcttttttcaaggGACCTATATTGATGAGAGTTGCCAATTAAACAACGAACAGTGTTTCTGAAGATccactgtttcattttttttctttttattcattgtgaAATGGTTGAAATCGAAATAGTTTTAAACTTCTTTATATTTGAGGAACCTGTTTATCTTCACGTTGAAATTTCTCACATGCTGTAgcgactgtttttttttttttttttttttttttttttttttcatattaatttcATGTATTTGCTTGAAGACAGACTGGCTGTTCTTTAAATACTTGTCTGCATATTTCGGCTCAGTGTCTGGAGGCTTGTCCACTTCTACCAGGTATATAACACCAGGTCCTTAATGCAttaatttcagtgttttcagcTAGGCTGGGACACTTCAGCAGGCTTACTGTCATTCTGATAAATGTATTAAGTCTATAAGATCCAGAGTTTTGCCCTCTGCAACTCATACGGCAGGATCTTTTTACCCTGTTTGTGAACAGATGGCATGGGTATGGTAATACGGTTTCTTGGAGATCAGCGATAGCATGCTGCAGCACTTAAAAACAGCAGTTGCAGTGTTACTGATAGACAGGGTTATTATAAGTCAGAAACTGATAACAACACAGCCAGCTGTTTAAGAGTCACAAATGTTCTTTTAGTTCAGCATCcatgtttttctgctctggcTTCCTAATTTTAGTAATGatttgaaaacatttattataaatgtaaacataatgcCAGCACTCAgtgagtaatttttttaattagtaaatGCTATGCCATCTTTAGAGAAGTGGTTATATACATAAGAAGACTGAAAATCTCAGCcattacttcacttttacagCAGTGTGTGCTGCTGTTTTGAGACACATCAGCTTGACGTTGCATTAGTCTGCAGCGCCATTTTTGAGTATAATTCTCTATTCACTTTTGCTCTATGGAAGGTGACCTTTTATTAACACTTTTTGCAAAGGGTTATCAAAGATATCAGATAATAGTTGCTTTA
Proteins encoded in this window:
- the snx1a gene encoding sorting nexin-1a isoform X2, whose translation is MDALSSGCTVKMGEGQNPLEAMADSTFSASDVLSDLPNDLLGEPPSAVFGDPLSNISKQESTSNPAKQSSKLPSDVPCDIFDPLHGTGMEPKDDGKNASLIDIVINPVTSAKDNLPVDDLLSQPEIDIPAKTKTEQPAELRSEERPKDEPLSVASSKPKKDLFEDSPEDLFSELPKTKAKTKPQMDLFGDSSPDLFMDAKAAADTGPGRNAPADLFSEESVATTTSKSAKSNISANSIVTANSKANGVHSDEEEQDIFAEATVELSLDSPHNNRKTLDTTKPSEPASSLSAAAGSSKAQAKTLEELEEEESEDKFELNISITNPEKVGDGMNAYMAYKVSTQTTLPMFRSKTFTVRRRFSDFLGLYEKLSEKHSQNGYIVPPPPEKSLLGMTKVKVGKDDPSSGEFVERRRASLERYLQRVVCHPSLLQDPDVREFLEREELPRAVNTQALSGAGFLKMINKATDAVSKMTIKMNESDVWFEEKLQEVESEDQQLRKLHAVVDSLVSHRKELSVNTAVFAKSVAMLGSSEDNTALSRALSQLAELEDKIEQLHQEQAGNDFFVFTELLADYIRLLGAVRGSFDQRMKSWQRWQDAQTTLQKKREAEAKLLWANKPDKLQQAKDEIAEWEGKVTQYEREFERVSATVRKEVIRFEKEKARDFKKQIIKYLESLLQSQQQLIKYWEAFLPEAKAIA
- the snx1a gene encoding sorting nexin-1a isoform X1 — its product is MKMAASSERSPPPFPDAEDQESEPALRDEDSDEGADIFLGTNPLEAMADSTFSASDVLSDLPNDLLGEPPSAVFGDPLSNISKQESTSNPAKQSSKLPSDVPCDIFDPLHGTGMEPKDDGKNASLIDIVINPVTSAKDNLPVDDLLSQPEIDIPAKTKTEQPAELRSEERPKDEPLSVASSKPKKDLFEDSPEDLFSELPKTKAKTKPQMDLFGDSSPDLFMDAKAAADTGPGRNAPADLFSEESVATTTSKSAKSNISANSIVTANSKANGVHSDEEEQDIFAEATVELSLDSPHNNRKTLDTTKPSEPASSLSAAAGSSKAQAKTLEELEEEESEDKFELNISITNPEKVGDGMNAYMAYKVSTQTTLPMFRSKTFTVRRRFSDFLGLYEKLSEKHSQNGYIVPPPPEKSLLGMTKVKVGKDDPSSGEFVERRRASLERYLQRVVCHPSLLQDPDVREFLEREELPRAVNTQALSGAGFLKMINKATDAVSKMTIKMNESDVWFEEKLQEVESEDQQLRKLHAVVDSLVSHRKELSVNTAVFAKSVAMLGSSEDNTALSRALSQLAELEDKIEQLHQEQAGNDFFVFTELLADYIRLLGAVRGSFDQRMKSWQRWQDAQTTLQKKREAEAKLLWANKPDKLQQAKDEIAEWEGKVTQYEREFERVSATVRKEVIRFEKEKARDFKKQIIKYLESLLQSQQQLIKYWEAFLPEAKAIA